The sequence GATCGATTGCTGCGCCGCTTCTAACTCAGCCTTGGCGATTTCCGGTTCGTCCTCGGGCAGCAACCCGGCGCTTTGGCAGATGCCTTGGGTCGGCGTCAAATAGCTCGATAATATCTCCGCGGTCTCACGCGCGCGCAAGATCCCCGAGTGGCGAATCTCCTCGACCTTGACGCCGCGGGCGAGCGCCATGCGCGCGATCGCGGCAACTTGGTCGCGTCCCCGTGCCGATAACGGCCGCTGCCCGTCCGAAAGTGCCGAAACCGCTTCGCCATGGCGGACTAAATAGAATTTCAAGGTGAGCCATCCTCGGGCAGTTATCGGCGAAATCTTTGCCGCTCAGTTCGCCCTCGCAAGCGCGCCAATTTCTTGTTGCAAAAAGTCGATGTTCGTATACTATGCCGACCAACGATTTGCAACTTTCTCAACAGCCAACGACCTCAACCGTGATCCAGTTTCGCCAAGTCAATAAATGGTTCGCCAAGCTGCATGTGCTCAACGATATCGATCTTACCGTTGACGCCGGCAACGTGGTGGTAGTTTGCGGCCCGAGCGGCAGCGGCAAAAGCACGCTGATTCGCTGCATCAACCGGCTCGAAACCATTCAATCCGGCGACATCGTCGTCGATGGCCTGTCGTTGTCAGACACGAAGCTCGATCCAGCCAAGCTTCGCGCCAACGTCGGCATGGTGTTTCAGTCGTTCAACCTCTATCCCCACATGACCGTGCTGGAAAATCTCACGTTGGCGCCAATCCGAGTGAAAGGTCTCAGCAAAATCGAAGCAGAGAACATTGCCGCCGGGCTTTTGGAACGGGTCGGCATCCCCGACAAAGCCGGCGCCTACCCGGCGAATCTTTCCGGCGGTCAGCAGCAACGGGTTGCCATCGCCCGCGCCCTGGCGATGAAACCCAAGATCATGCTGTTCGACGAGCCGACCTCGGCCCTCGATCCGGAAATGATCAACGAGGTTCTAGAAGTCATGACCGCACTCGCCAAGGACGGCATGACCATGATGGTGGTGACCCATGAAATGGGTTTTGCCCGGCGGGTCGCCCACCGAGTCGTCTTCATGGACCAGGGTAAGATCGTCGAAACCGCCGATCCGGAAACTTTTTTCGCCGCGCCGCAGTCGGCCCGAGCCCAACAGTTTTTAAGCAAGATACTTTCCCACTGAGGAGCAATTTATGAAACGATTTTTTCTATTTCTCATCGCGCTGACATTTGCCGTCACCGCAACCAGCGTGAGTTTCGCGCAAAGCACGCTCGACAAAATCGACAAGAGCGGGACTTTGATCATCGGCACACGCACCGGTTCGCCGCCCTTCGCCTTCGTCAACAAGAATAACGAGTGGGTCGGCTTCGCCATCGATTTGGTCGAACAGACGATCCTTCCCGGCCTGAGTAAAAAACTTAACAAACAGATCAAACTGGAGAAAAAAGAATCGACGGTGCCGACGCGCATTCCGCTGCTCACGTCGAATGCCGTGGACCTCATCGCCGAAACCATGACCGATACCCAGGTGCGCCGCGATCAAGTCGACTTTAGCCTGACCTTCTTCGTCACCGGCGCGCAATTTCTCGTGCGCAAAGGCAGCCCGATCAAAGGCATTCAGTCCATTGCCGGCAAGCGCATCGCCGCCCAGCAAGGCTCGACCAACGCCAAGATCATCCGCGAGAAAGTTCCCACTGCCAAATTGGTGGAGTTCCAAGACCAGCCGGCCGCCTTCCAAGCATTGTCCCAGCGCCAAGTCGAAGCCTACACCAACGACGGCATCCAACTCGCCGGCTTAAAAGCCAAAGCGGCGAAACCCGATGACTGGGTGGTTGCCGGCGATTTCTTTTCCTACGATCCCTACGGCCTGGCGATGCGCAAGAACGACTCCGATTTTCGTCAAGTGGTCAACGTCGGTCTGATGGACGCGATCTCCTCCGGCCTCTACTTCGATATCTACGAAAAATGGTTCGGCGCCAAAAGCGATGTCCCCTATCCGCTGACGCCGGAGAACAAGCGCTTCTTGCAGCTGCAAGTGGTGCCGAAATAAGGCAGGCAATGGGCACGAGGCAATAGGCAATAGTTAAGAAAATTCCTAAATTCGCTCGTCCTAACTATTGCCTAATGCCTGTTGCCTATTGCCTAGTTTGTAAATGAATTACCACTTCACCTGGAGCGTACTGTGGACCGGCCAATCGGGCGGCTGGCTGATCCAGGGAATTTTGACCACGCTGCATATCTTCGTTCTTGGGCTGCTGATTGCCGTCACTCTCGGCATCGTTGCCGGCGCGCTGCGCACCGTGCCGATTGCGCCGTTGCGCTGGCTTGCCAGCGCTTATGTGGAATTCTTTCGCAACGTGCCGTTGTTGGTCTGGATGTTTTTTTGGTACTTCGGCGTGCCGCCCTTGCTGCCGCAAGCGATGCAAGACTGGCTCTTCGATCATGGCGTCGAGTTTTGGGCCGCAGTATTCGCCATCGGCGTTTACCACGGCGCACGCTTTTCCGAGGTGATGCGCGCCGGCATTCAGTCAATCCCGAAGACCCAGTTGGAAGCCGCGCTATCCACCGGCCTGACCGTGATTCAGGCCTATCGCTTGATCATTATCCCCATCGCCCTGCGATTGATCATTCCGCCGGCGACCAATGAAACCGTCAATTTATTAAAAAACTCCTCGGTCGCGCTCACCATCGGCGTCGCCGAGTTAACTTTTCAAACCCGCCAGATCGAAACCTACACCGCCAAAGCCTTCGAAGCCTTGGCGGCGGGGACGATTATCTATTTAGTTCTCTGCCTCGCCATCGCCTCGATCATGGCCTACGTCGAACGGCGCGTCGCCATTCCTGGAATGATTACCCAAGGACAAAGCGGAGCCGTGTGAGATGGACTTTCAGGTCATCGCCAATAATTTTGTCTTCTTGATCGCCCAAGGTTTTTTTGGCGTCGGCACATTTACCGGCGGCACCCTGCGCTTGGCCGTCCCGGCGATCATTCTCGGCTCGATCCTCGGCATGTTCGTCGGCTTGGCGCGCTTGTCAGAGTCGCGCTGGCTTTCGGCACCGGCGAAAGTCTACGTCGAGTTTTTCCGCGGCGTGCCGCTGGTCATGGTGATCTTTTGGTTCTGGTTCATCATCCCAACCTTGGCCGGCAAATCCTTGCCCGAGTACGCCGTGGCGCTTACGGCCTTCGTCATTTTCGAAGCCGCCTATCTAGCGGAAATCGTCCGCGCCGGCATCCAATCCGTGCCGCGCGGCCAAGTCGAAGCCGCCACCGCCACCGGTCTCTCCAAGGGCCAACTGATGCGCCATGTGATTCTGCCCCAGGCCCTGCGCAACATGATCCCCGCCCTGGTCACACAATTTATCGTCCTGCTCAAAGACACATCTCTGGCGTCGATCATCGGCTACGTCGACCTGACCAAGGCGGCGCAAATCGTCAACAACCGCGAGATCCGCCCCTTCGAGCTCTATCTCTTCATCGCCGCGATCTACTGGCTGTGCAGTTACGCGATGTCGAGATATGCGGGCCGGCTTGAACGACAGCTAGCGACCCGCTAACTCCGTCAGAATTCGACAACCTCGTTTTCAACAACTAAATTTAACTTGACGCAATCATTGCGTACTTGCAGTATGGCGTCGGAAGGTCCGCAAACTCTATGCTCTTCCTCAAAAACACTCCCATCGATGAAATCCTCTCCCTCGGCGAAATGATCGAAACGATTGAAGATACGCTCAAAGAGATCGCTTCGGGCCGCGGCTTTGAGTTGCCGCGCCGGCGCATTCATCATCCCAACCGCATGATCTTCGGCATCCTGCCGGGCTCGGTGCACGGCGCCATGGGCGCTTATATTCAGACCGATTTGGACCGGCGCATTCATCACGAGAACGTGATGCTTTTCAGCGTCGAGAGCGGCGAGCCGCTGATTCTGTTCCAAGACTGTTCGATCAACGAGTTTCGCACCGGCGCCGCCGGCGCCATCGGGGCGAAATATCTCGCCCGCCAAGACGCCAGCCGGGTCGCCGTCTTGGGCAGCGCGGTACACGCCGAAACCCAGCTCAAAGCCCTGGCCGCCGTCAGAAAGTTGACAGCGGCCAAAGTTTTTAGCCCAACGCCAGAGAAGCGCGCGGCGTTCGCGAAAAAAATGGCTGGCGAATTAAATATTCCGGTCGACGCCGCCCAAAGCGCTGAAGAAGCGCTAACTGGCGCCGATGTCTTAATTACAGCGACAAATTCGCACGCGCCGGTCTTTGACGGCGCGAGTTTGCCGGAGGGAATTCATATTACCTCGATTGCCAACGGCGATAAGACGCGCACGCGCCAGGAGCTCGATGACACGACGCTGCGCCGGGCGGAGGCGATTTTCGTGACATCGAAAGAAACCGTGTGCGTCAACGAGAGCGATATCTTTCGCGCCGTGCGCGACCGGGTGATTTCGTGGGACAAAGTTTATGAGATCTCAAGCTTGCTCCTGGGCGAAACCGCCGGCCGCAGCGACGACCGGCAGATTACGCTGTTTAAATTGCAGGGCACCGGCATCATGGACGTGGCCGTGGGGTTCAAGGCTTACCAACGATTGAAAGATAGCGGGCGCGCGCAAACGCTTTGAGACAGGTAATCATCAGGAGCAGCAATGGCCCACTATGACATGTTAGTGATCGGTTCCGGCCCGGCCGGCCAGAAGGCGGCGATCCAAGCCGCCAAGGTCGGCAAGAAAGTCGCCGTCATCGAGCGCAAGAAAGTCGCTGGCGGCATCTGCATCAATGTCGGCACAATCCCCAGCAAATCGCTGCGCGAAGCGGTGATGTTTCTCTCCGGCGTGCGCCAGCGCAACCTTTACGGCGCCAGCTACCGAGTCAAAAAGGACATCGCCTTCGAGGATCTGGCGCGCAGCTGCGATCACGTGGTCAAGGCCGAACAGGAAGTGATTCAGAATCAATTGATCCGCAACTCGGTTGATTTTATCGTCGGCGCGGCATCCTTTGTCGAGCCGCACCGAATCGCCATCAAGCAGGAATCGGAACTGAACGAACATACCGCGGACTACATCGTCATCGCCTGCGGCACCGAATCGGCGCGCCCCGCGGACATCCCCTTCGACGGCACCTCGATCATCGACAGCGACGGCTTACTGTCGCTCAAGCAGTTGCCCAAGTCGATCACCATCGTCGGCGCCGGCGTCATCGGCTGCGAATACGCCTGCATCTTGGCGACGCTGGGAATACCGGTGGTGCTGGTGGAAAAGCGGCCACGCTTGTTGGAATTCGTCGACAGCGAGATCATCGAGTCGCTGCAATATCAAATGCGCAACATCGGCGTCACGCTGCGCTTCAACGAAGAAGTGGTCGGCGTGCAAAAGTCCGCCGACAACGCCGTGACGATCCATCTCAAAAGCGGCAAAAACATCGGCGCGCCGCTATTGATGTACAGTGTCGGCCGCATCGGCGCGACTAAAAGTCTCAACTTGGAAAGCATCGGCATCCAGGCCGACGAGCGCGGCCGCTTGAAAGTCAACGCCAACTATCAGACCGACATGTCCCATGTCTATGCCGTCGGCGATGTCGTCGGCTTTCCCGCCTTGGCCTCGACTTCCATGCAGCAAGGGCGCCATGCCGCCTGCCACGCTTTCGGCTTGAACTGCGAAACCTCGACGCACTTATTGCCCTACGGCATTTACACGATACCGGAAATGTCCATGGTCGGACGCAACGAAGACGACCTTACGCGCGACGGCGTTCCCTATGAGATCGGCGTCGCGCGCTACCGCGAGATCGCCCGCGGCCAAATCATCGGCGACACGGTCGGCATGCTCAAGCTGCTGTTTCATAGTGAAACCAGAGCGCTCCTCGGCGTCCATGTGATCGGCGAAGGCGCCACGGAACTGGTCCACATCGGCCAAGCGGTCATGGCCCACGGCGGCAAACTCGACTACTTCGTCGACACGGTTTTCAATTATCCAACCTTGGCGGAATGCTACAAAGTCGCGGCGCTGGCCGCGCTCAATAAATTTTCAAACAATGGCGCAGCGAGCCAATGTGCCCTGCTGTAACCCCGGCCTGCTGTCAGTTGTGCGTGGAAATTTTTTCCGGACGAATCTTGTAGATCACCCGCGCTTCCCCCGGCCGATGATAGGGATACTTGTCCAGCCCCAAATATTTTTTTGCGAGCTTATCTATATGCTCGTTAGCGCCCGCTTGGGTAATTTCCACCACCTCGCCTAAAATCGAAATGTAGCGATAGGGATCGTCGGGATCGAGGATCGACAGCGCGACCCGCTTGTCACGCCGCAAGTTTCTATCTTTGACCCGGCCGGTGGCCGAATTGACCAGCACGTCAGTGCCGTCGAAATCGATCCAAACCGGCGTCACTTGCGGCGAACCATCCGCCATCGTGGTCGCCAAGTGGGCGAAGGATTTTTTGCTGAACAGCTCGACAAAATTTTCCGGAATTTTTGCGTTCATCATGTCATTCCAAACAATCAACAAAAATAATTCGCCAGCTCGCCGATGCCATCGATCATAAAGTCCGGCTTGGCGGCGACCAGAGCGTCGCGATTGCCCAAACCATAGGTCACAGCGCAAGTGATGACGCCGGCGCGCTTGCCGGCTTCGATGTCGGTGTCGCCGTCGCCGACCATCAA is a genomic window of Deltaproteobacteria bacterium containing:
- the sixA gene encoding phosphohistidine phosphatase SixA, which encodes MSPITARGWLTLKFYLVRHGEAVSALSDGQRPLSARGRDQVAAIARMALARGVKVEEIRHSGILRARETAEILSSYLTPTQGICQSAGLLPEDEPEIAKAELEAAQQSIMLVGHLPFMGRLAALLVKNPSGSTGEFAPATMLCCAKIGGMWRIEWRLAP
- a CDS encoding amino acid ABC transporter ATP-binding protein, which translates into the protein MIQFRQVNKWFAKLHVLNDIDLTVDAGNVVVVCGPSGSGKSTLIRCINRLETIQSGDIVVDGLSLSDTKLDPAKLRANVGMVFQSFNLYPHMTVLENLTLAPIRVKGLSKIEAENIAAGLLERVGIPDKAGAYPANLSGGQQQRVAIARALAMKPKIMLFDEPTSALDPEMINEVLEVMTALAKDGMTMMVVTHEMGFARRVAHRVVFMDQGKIVETADPETFFAAPQSARAQQFLSKILSH
- a CDS encoding transporter substrate-binding domain-containing protein; the encoded protein is MKRFFLFLIALTFAVTATSVSFAQSTLDKIDKSGTLIIGTRTGSPPFAFVNKNNEWVGFAIDLVEQTILPGLSKKLNKQIKLEKKESTVPTRIPLLTSNAVDLIAETMTDTQVRRDQVDFSLTFFVTGAQFLVRKGSPIKGIQSIAGKRIAAQQGSTNAKIIREKVPTAKLVEFQDQPAAFQALSQRQVEAYTNDGIQLAGLKAKAAKPDDWVVAGDFFSYDPYGLAMRKNDSDFRQVVNVGLMDAISSGLYFDIYEKWFGAKSDVPYPLTPENKRFLQLQVVPK
- a CDS encoding amino acid ABC transporter permease, with the translated sequence MNYHFTWSVLWTGQSGGWLIQGILTTLHIFVLGLLIAVTLGIVAGALRTVPIAPLRWLASAYVEFFRNVPLLVWMFFWYFGVPPLLPQAMQDWLFDHGVEFWAAVFAIGVYHGARFSEVMRAGIQSIPKTQLEAALSTGLTVIQAYRLIIIPIALRLIIPPATNETVNLLKNSSVALTIGVAELTFQTRQIETYTAKAFEALAAGTIIYLVLCLAIASIMAYVERRVAIPGMITQGQSGAV
- a CDS encoding amino acid ABC transporter permease; protein product: MDFQVIANNFVFLIAQGFFGVGTFTGGTLRLAVPAIILGSILGMFVGLARLSESRWLSAPAKVYVEFFRGVPLVMVIFWFWFIIPTLAGKSLPEYAVALTAFVIFEAAYLAEIVRAGIQSVPRGQVEAATATGLSKGQLMRHVILPQALRNMIPALVTQFIVLLKDTSLASIIGYVDLTKAAQIVNNREIRPFELYLFIAAIYWLCSYAMSRYAGRLERQLATR
- a CDS encoding ornithine cyclodeaminase family protein — translated: MLFLKNTPIDEILSLGEMIETIEDTLKEIASGRGFELPRRRIHHPNRMIFGILPGSVHGAMGAYIQTDLDRRIHHENVMLFSVESGEPLILFQDCSINEFRTGAAGAIGAKYLARQDASRVAVLGSAVHAETQLKALAAVRKLTAAKVFSPTPEKRAAFAKKMAGELNIPVDAAQSAEEALTGADVLITATNSHAPVFDGASLPEGIHITSIANGDKTRTRQELDDTTLRRAEAIFVTSKETVCVNESDIFRAVRDRVISWDKVYEISSLLLGETAGRSDDRQITLFKLQGTGIMDVAVGFKAYQRLKDSGRAQTL
- a CDS encoding Si-specific NAD(P)(+) transhydrogenase codes for the protein MAHYDMLVIGSGPAGQKAAIQAAKVGKKVAVIERKKVAGGICINVGTIPSKSLREAVMFLSGVRQRNLYGASYRVKKDIAFEDLARSCDHVVKAEQEVIQNQLIRNSVDFIVGAASFVEPHRIAIKQESELNEHTADYIVIACGTESARPADIPFDGTSIIDSDGLLSLKQLPKSITIVGAGVIGCEYACILATLGIPVVLVEKRPRLLEFVDSEIIESLQYQMRNIGVTLRFNEEVVGVQKSADNAVTIHLKSGKNIGAPLLMYSVGRIGATKSLNLESIGIQADERGRLKVNANYQTDMSHVYAVGDVVGFPALASTSMQQGRHAACHAFGLNCETSTHLLPYGIYTIPEMSMVGRNEDDLTRDGVPYEIGVARYREIARGQIIGDTVGMLKLLFHSETRALLGVHVIGEGATELVHIGQAVMAHGGKLDYFVDTVFNYPTLAECYKVAALAALNKFSNNGAASQCALL
- a CDS encoding PPOX class F420-dependent oxidoreductase, translated to MNAKIPENFVELFSKKSFAHLATTMADGSPQVTPVWIDFDGTDVLVNSATGRVKDRNLRRDKRVALSILDPDDPYRYISILGEVVEITQAGANEHIDKLAKKYLGLDKYPYHRPGEARVIYKIRPEKISTHN